Within the Thermococcus sp. genome, the region GAATCTTTTTCGCGGGCGACGTTGTTGCTCCAAGAAACATAGGCACCGCCATGAGAGAAGGAAGGGCGAAGGCAAAGGAAATAGAGGAGTGGCTCCTCAGCAAAGCTCCAAGGAAGGTCTTCCCCGTTCCGGTAACAGCGAGGCTGATAAGCTCGGTTACCAACGGAAAGTGCTGACGAAAGCTTTAAACGCCTCTCCCCAAAACTTTCCTCCATGAGCGGGCCTAAAGATATAGTTCTAAAGGAGAGCGAGGAAGTCGAGGGAATCCCTATAGAGGGGCCGTGGCTGGACGAGGTTTCGAGCCTTGAGGAGGTTTTGGATTATTATGAGAGAATAGGCTTTCAAGCTACCCACCTGGGGAAGGCGATAGAGATCTGGAGGAAAGTGGAGAAGAAGCGCGCTGAGGGAAAGGAAGTAAGGGTTTTCCTCGGCTACACTTCTAACATTGTCTCCTCCGGGTTGAGGGAGATAATAGCCTGGCTCGTGAAGGAGGGCAAGGTTGACGTAATCGTGACCACCGCTGGGGGAATTGAGGAGGACTTCATCAAAGCTTTAAAGCCCTTCATTCTTGGAGACTGGAACGTTAACGACGCCCTAATG harbors:
- a CDS encoding deoxyhypusine synthase, whose translation is MSGPKDIVLKESEEVEGIPIEGPWLDEVSSLEEVLDYYERIGFQATHLGKAIEIWRKVEKKRAEGKEVRVFLGYTSNIVSSGLREIIAWLVKEGKVDVIVTTAGGIEEDFIKALKPFILGDWNVNDALMREKGINRIGNIFVPNDRYIEFEKYMIPFFERVLEMEKERGKPLTASEFIYELGKYMDEKLGKEKERSIIYWAYRRNVPIFCPAITDGS